In Aciduliprofundum sp. MAR08-339, a single window of DNA contains:
- a CDS encoding elongation factor 1-beta, with amino-acid sequence MGDVLITYKIMPEGVDVNFEKMKEEVKNKIGNVGKIAEFDLQPIAFGLKALVVKVIVKDEGGVADQIEKALGEIEGVQGVVIEEVTLI; translated from the coding sequence ATGGGAGATGTTTTAATAACCTACAAGATTATGCCTGAAGGCGTGGATGTTAACTTTGAGAAGATGAAGGAAGAAGTGAAAAATAAAATTGGCAATGTGGGAAAAATTGCCGAGTTTGATCTGCAGCCCATAGCCTTTGGATTGAAGGCACTGGTTGTGAAGGTTATAGTGAAGGATGAGGGGGGCGTTGCGGATCAAATTGAAAAGGCCCTGGGTGAGATTGAAGGTGTGCAGGGCGTAGTTATAGAAGAGGTTACCCTGATTTAA
- a CDS encoding zinc metalloprotease HtpX gives MNATARTLGLFAILTLLFVGIGYLIGMYYGDTLTSLLFFLILALVLNLFSYFYSSKIVLWSYRARIISEEENPRLYGIVKNVAMKADIPTPRVAIIPISLPNAFATGRNPKNAVVCVTEGLLRILNDDELEGVIGHEIGHIKDRDILIMTVAATITGALSFMSRAYLWRSVFSRDEDDFLAYIFIALAALGALLIQLAISRSREFKADEQSARITKKPLALASALRKLEYHASRNPLRRGNPSTASLFIVNPFRGYGFIRLFSTHPPTEERIRRLEKMAREFSYL, from the coding sequence ATGAATGCCACTGCAAGAACTCTGGGATTATTCGCAATACTCACGCTTCTATTTGTGGGAATAGGATATCTGATCGGCATGTACTATGGAGATACTTTGACATCACTTCTATTCTTCCTTATTCTCGCACTTGTGCTCAATCTTTTCTCCTATTTTTACAGTTCAAAAATTGTGCTCTGGAGTTATAGGGCAAGAATAATAAGCGAGGAGGAAAACCCGCGGCTCTACGGTATAGTGAAAAATGTGGCAATGAAGGCAGATATTCCCACGCCAAGGGTTGCCATCATCCCTATCTCCCTGCCAAACGCCTTTGCCACCGGAAGAAATCCAAAAAATGCCGTTGTATGCGTGACCGAGGGGTTGCTTCGAATTCTGAACGATGATGAACTTGAGGGAGTTATTGGGCATGAAATAGGCCACATAAAGGATAGGGACATTCTCATAATGACCGTTGCAGCCACCATAACCGGAGCACTGTCGTTCATGAGTCGTGCGTACCTGTGGAGAAGTGTGTTCAGTAGAGATGAGGATGATTTTCTCGCCTACATATTCATCGCTCTTGCCGCCCTTGGAGCATTGCTTATTCAACTGGCCATATCCAGATCAAGGGAGTTCAAGGCCGATGAGCAGAGCGCAAGGATAACCAAGAAGCCTCTGGCACTGGCCTCTGCCCTCAGAAAACTGGAATACCACGCATCAAGAAATCCTCTGAGAAGGGGCAATCCATCCACCGCATCACTGTTCATTGTGAACCCGTTCAGGGGATACGGCTTCATAAGGCTGTTTTCAACGCATCCTCCCACGGAGGAAAGAATAAGAAGATTGGAAAAAATGGCAAGAGAGTTTTCATACCTTTAA
- a CDS encoding DUF998 domain-containing protein, which translates to MRTKILGYFGIITLIVYWSFTIASILQNPWFSVMHNALSDLGSDSACCPWIYNYGLILASPFLLVFSLYLIYSAQNKLETVGGAFISISSIFLALIGVFHSGTRPHTFVAPYFFLQFFVGMLVWGIGTWGAIKKLTIALFILAFIGAFIPWPSTATLEIYEIALIGIFVSAFPSIKED; encoded by the coding sequence ATGAGAACAAAAATTCTGGGGTATTTCGGCATAATCACCCTAATCGTTTACTGGTCATTCACCATAGCAAGCATCCTCCAGAATCCATGGTTCTCCGTTATGCATAACGCTCTCAGCGATTTGGGCTCAGATTCCGCCTGCTGCCCGTGGATTTACAATTACGGGCTCATCCTGGCATCCCCATTCCTTCTGGTATTCTCCCTATACCTCATATACTCTGCTCAAAACAAGCTGGAAACCGTGGGCGGGGCCTTTATCTCCATATCCTCCATATTTCTCGCCCTCATAGGTGTGTTCCACAGCGGAACCAGGCCACACACCTTCGTGGCACCCTATTTCTTCCTGCAGTTCTTCGTTGGTATGCTGGTCTGGGGCATTGGCACTTGGGGTGCCATAAAAAAATTGACAATTGCGCTCTTCATACTGGCCTTCATAGGAGCATTTATACCTTGGCCCTCCACAGCCACCCTTGAGATCTACGAAATTGCTCTGATAGGTATATTCGTATCTGCATTTCCCTCAATCAAGGAAGATTAG
- a CDS encoding zinc finger domain-containing protein, protein MEETIEFCTSCGRGLTDEGSVVFQCPNCGALIARCNRCREQSIPYRCPNCGFEGP, encoded by the coding sequence ATGGAAGAGACGATAGAATTCTGCACATCATGCGGAAGAGGACTTACCGATGAAGGTTCCGTTGTGTTTCAATGCCCCAATTGCGGCGCTCTCATAGCGAGATGCAACAGGTGCAGGGAGCAGAGCATACCGTACAGATGCCCCAACTGCGGGTTTGAAGGTCCATGA